In a genomic window of Pararge aegeria chromosome 7, ilParAegt1.1, whole genome shotgun sequence:
- the LOC120625397 gene encoding 60S ribosomal protein L23, translated as MSKRGRGGSAGAKFRISLGLPVGAVINCADNTGAKNLYVIAVQGIKGRLNRLPAAGSGDMIVATVKKGKPELRKKVMPAVVIRQRKPFRRRDGVFIYFEDNAGVIVNNKGEMKGSAITGPVAKECADLWPRIASNASSIA; from the exons ATGTCTAAAAGAG gaCGTGGTGGTTCCGCGGGAGCGAAGTTCCGCATCTCGCTGGGTCTCCCAGTGGGAGCCGTAATAAACTGCGCGGACAACACAG GTGCAAAGAACTTGTATGTGATTGCTGTACAAGGTATCAAAGGTCGCCTGAACAGACTACCAGCTGCTGGTTCGGGAGACATGATCGTCGCCACTGTAAAGAAAGGCAAACCTGAACTTAGGAAAAAG gtAATGCCAGCAGTGGTGATCAGGCAGCGGAAACCGTTTAGAAGGCGGGACGGCGTGTTTATATACTTTGAGGACAATGCGGGTGTGATAGTTAATAACAAGGGTGAAATGAAGGGGTCAGCTATCACAGGGCCTGTGGCCAAGGAGTGCGCAGATCTGTGGCCCCGTATCGCGTCGAACGCCAGCTCTATAGCTTAG
- the LOC120625080 gene encoding proteasome subunit beta type-4, with amino-acid sequence MSFMGDLMNPAPLWHNGPSPGAFYSFPGNATSLRPTGHTVQDFRAHSATPITTTTTVIGLRFDKGCVLAADTLGSYGSLARFRDCNRLQKVNDLTLLGAGGDYADYQYLRDIIEQKIIDEQCIGDGLQLKPKSLHCWLTRVLYNKRSKMDPLWNNYVVAGIQDGEPFLGSVDKLGTAYEDATIATGLGAYMATPLLRDATEKGPLDEESAKALVRKCMEVLFYRDARSFPRYQLGVVTSAGVTVEEPVELKHDWSLAHMIHMK; translated from the exons ATGTCGTTTATGGGTGATTTGATGAATCCCGCACCGCTATGGCACAACGGTCCATCACCTGGAGCATTTTACAGTTTTCCAGGCAATGCGACTTCCCTAAGACCCACAGGTCACACAGTCCAAGACTTTAGAGCGCA TTCGGCAACCCCAatcacaacaacaacaacagtaATAGGTCTCAGGTTTGACAAGGGCTGTGTGCTTGCGGCAGACACACTTGGTTCTTATGGATCATTAGCACGTTTCCGTGACTGCAACCGTCTGCAGAAGGTCAATGACCTGACCTTGCTGGGCGCTGGTGGTGACTATGCTGATTACCAGTACTTAAGGGATATTATTGAACAGAAAAT taTTGATGAACAATGCATCGGTGATGGCCTTCAACTGAAACCAAAATCACTTCACTGCTGGCTCACCCGGGTGCTCTACAATAAGAGGAGTAAGATGGACCCCTTGTGGAACAACTATGTTGTGGCTGGGATCCAG GATGGAGAGCCATTCCTAGGTTCTGTGGACAAATTGGGCACAGCATATGAAGATGCCACCATCGCGACAGGCCTAGGGGCTTACATGGCCACCCCGCTGTTGCGTGATGCCACCGAGAAAGGACCTCTTGACGAGGAGTCTGCTAA ggcaCTCGTCCGCAAATGTATGGAGGTTCTTTTCTACCGTGATGCACGTTCTTTCCCGCGTTATCAGCTAGGCGTCGTGACCTCTGCCGGCGTCACTGTGGAGGAGCCAGTGGAGCTGAAACACGACTGGTCGCTTGCGCACATGATCCACATGAAGTGA
- the LOC120624941 gene encoding diacylglycerol kinase 1, which produces MSNPTGSSFQWDKLSPAEFQQLQELTSYSSRKLEDVLKELAEVKKQNPDGDIDYEGFRWFLDTFLEVTTPDELSRHLFLSFVRRDKRPALREMAAASSTTACAPVTSHADHQGKLSFASKIHVLAERLQQLGKSSGDSVDGSDKGSRSRTGSVHPMFAVTTHPSYSSHELCLGRLENSPSHSQMSRNSSRKSSNSLRVNQSTKIEDYKHLMRRPSTIEVHTARVSLKDIVCYLSLLEAGRPEDKLEFMFRLYDTDGNGVLDTNEMDCIVNQMMTVAEYLGWETSELRPILQDMMVEIDYDADGTVSLDEWKRGGMTTIPLLVLLGLDTNVKEDGEHAWRLKHFNRPAYCNLCLNMLVGLGKKGLCCIFCKFTVHERCVQRAPASCIATYSKSRRAPATLAHHWVEGNCHGKCARCRKKIKGYNGITGLHCRWCHITLHNRCVGSAGGACTLGRHAKHILPPTAIRPLVLDRQRSLPHRNNTEQQNIPVSISLPVSISVPAEEKKEEKREHRAPPISFQITPLEDTCPLLVFINPKSGGRQGSRVLRKLQYILNPRQVHDIAKGGPMPGLQMFKDVKNYRVICCGGDGTVGWVLETMDKIETENRPAVGVIPLGTGNDLARCLRWGGGYEGESIHKILDKIARASTVMMDRWQIHVENSNDECESVQMPDSAPHPTSVPYNIINNYFSVGVDAAICVKFHTERERNPDKFSSRMKNKLWYFEFATSEQFAASCKNLHENIDIVCDGSSLELSKGVALQGVALLNIPYAHGGSNLWGASGAHRRGRFPNAQQDIGDKLIEVIGLENCLHMGQVRTGLRASGRRLAQCSSITITTKRTFPMQIDGEPWMQPPCKITITHKNQVPMLMGPAPEKGRSFFKLFTHC; this is translated from the exons GACATCGACTATGAAGGTTTCCGGTGGTTTTTGGACACATTCCTTGAAGTAACAACGCCTGATGAGCTTTCCCG ACACCTCTTCCTGTCGTTCGTGCGAAGGGACAAGAGACCGGCCCTTCGGGAAATGGCTGCGGCTAGTTCCACAACGGCCTGCGCTCCTGTTACCTCCCATGCTGACCACCAG GGAAAACTCAGTTTCGCATCCAAGATCCACGTTCTGGCAGAGAGATTACAGCAGCTTGGAAAAAGCTCCGGCGATTCCGTAGATGGCAGCGATAAAGGGTCTAGAAGCAGAACTG GTAGCGTACACCCAATGTTCGCCGTGACCACTCACCCTTCATACTCGTCACATGAACTGTGTCTCGGGCGCCTGGAGAACAGTCCGAGTCACAGTCAAATGTCGCGCAACTCTAGCAGGAAGAGCAGCAACTCCTTGCGGGTCAACCAGTCCACTAAAATAGAAg ATTATAAGCACCTAATGCGCCGCCCATCCACAATAGAAGTTCACACGGCTCGAGTTTCACTCAAGGACATAGTTTGCTACCTTTCCCTTCTAGAAGCTGGAAGACCAGAAGATAAATTGGAAT tcaTGTTCCGCCTCTACGACACCGATGGAAATGGAGTGTTGGATACCAATGAAATGGACTGCATCGTCAACCAGATGATGACTGTTGCTGAATATTTAGGATGGGAGACTTCTGAGCTAAGACCG atattGCAAGACATGATGGTGGAAATAGACTACGATGCAGATGGGACCGTCTCGCTCGACGAATGGAAAAGAGGGGG cATGACAACAATACCATTGCTTGTACTCCTCGGACTTGACACAAATGTCAAAGAAGATGGCGAGCATGCTTGGAGGTTAAAGCACTTCAACCGCCCAGCGTATTGTAACCTGTGTTTGAATATGCTCGTTGGGCTAGGGAAAAAGGGCCTTTGTTGCATAT TCTGTAAATTCACGGTGCATGAGCGCTGTGTGCAGCGGGCACCGGCATCCTGCATCGCGACCTACTCCAAGTCTAGGCGAGCCCCGGCCACATTGGCTCATCATTGGGTGGAAG gaaacTGTCACGGAAAATGCGCAAGGTGTCGGAAAAAGATTAAAGGCTACAATGGAATCACGGGCCTGCACTGCAGATGGTGTCATATCACT CTCCATAACCGTTGCGTAGGCAGTGCTGGAGGTGCCTGCACTTTGGGACGTCATGCCAAACACATTCTGCCACCGACCGCAATTCGACCGCTCGTGCTTGACAGACAACGATCGCTCCCACATCGAAACAACACTGAACAg CAAAATATACCCGTCTCAATCTCATTGCCGGTCTCTATATCGGTGCCAGcggaagaaaaaaaagaagagaagaGAGAACATCGAGCTCCACCGATCTCCTTTCAAATCACTCCACTCGAGGATACGTGTCCCTTGCTCGTGTTTATCAACCCTAAGTCGGGCGGGAGGCAGGGTTCAAGGGTGTTGAGGAAGCTCCAGTACATCTTGAATCCGCGGCAAGTTCATGATATAGCCAAGGGTGGGCCTATGCCAG GTTTACAAATGTTCAAAGATGTGAAAAACTACAGGGTTATTTGCTGCGGTGGCGATGGTACAGTCGGCTGGGTTCTGGAAACGATgg ATAAGATAGAGACAGAAAATCGCCCCGCGGTAGGTGTTATACCTCTTGGAACTGGTAATGACCTGGCCAGATGCCTTCGCTGGGGTGGAGG GTACGAGGGTGAGTCGATCCACAAGATTTTGGACAAAATAGCGCGCGCAAGCACCGTTATGATGGACCGATGGCAGATACATGTCGAAAACTCCAATGACGAG TGTGAAAGTGTCCAAATGCCAGACTCGGCGCCTCACCCAACATCGGTCCCATACAATATAATCAACAACTATTTCTCCGTTGGCGTG GACGCAGCAATCTGCGTGAAGTTCCACACAGAAAGGGAAAGGAACCCGGACAAATTCAGCTCCCGGATGAAGAACAAGCTATGGTACTTCGAGTTCGCAACGTCGGAACAGTTCGCCGCCAGCTGCAAGAATCTGCATGAGAACATTGATATTGTG TGTGACGGTTCATCGCTGGAGCTGTCGAAGGGCGTAGCCCTACAGGGCGTAGCGCTGCTCAACATTCCCTACGCGCACGGGGGCTCCAACCTGTGGGGCGCTAGCGGAGCGCATCGGAGAGGGCGCTTCCCTAACGCACAACAAG ATATAGGCGACAAGTTAATAGAGGTGATCGGTTTGGAAAACTGCCTACATATGGGACAAGTTCGGACAG GTCTCCGTGCGTCTGGTCGTCGTCTCGCACAATGCAGCTCCATAACAATCACGACCAAACGCACTTTCCCCATGCAGATCGACGGGGAACCTTGGATGCAGCCGCCTTGCAAG aTTACAATAACACACAAGAACCAAGTACCAATGCTTATGGGGCCAGCGCCAGAGAAGGGACGCAGCTTCTTCAAACTGTTCACCCACTGCTAA